GTTTTGAATATAGATTCCTCGGACAACGATTGACGGCTTTCGTTGGGGCGTTTTCTGCTGGCCTCTGGGAAAAGTGCCCCTTTTCACTGGGGAACGTATTGCGATTTTGGAAGCGGCTTTGGTGGTTGGCGCTGCAGATTCTCCAGCGATTGCCAAGGGAACCGGACGCGTCGTCACCGGCACCATCACACACGTGCGACCGGGCGTTCTCGACCTTTACATCGAGGGAGAACCGGAACCACTGGGCGTCACCGAAAACCATCCCATTTGGTCGGAAGATCGTCAAGATTACATCGTCGCCGGTGACCTAAAACTTGGGGAGAGACTCGATGCGATCGGTAAGACGCTCGTCCTTGAGCGGATCGAAAAACGAGCGGGAGAACATCGAGTTTACAATCTTGAGGTTCACGGGGAGCATGTTTACCGCGTGACTTCTAGTGGGCTTCTTGTGCATAATATGTGCGAGAGCGGCCCAAAGACAAGCATCCCCTCCAAGGCGACAGATACGCTGGATCACGTTCGCAGTACTGGGCAGGCACCGAGCGGCTACAAAGGTGGAAAAACATTCAGTAACGATGGTCGTGGAAACGGACAAGTGCTTCCAAGGACAGACACAAACGGAAATCCTATCACATACCGGGAGTTTGATGTCAACCCGTATCAGAAGGGAGTCAATCGTGGTGCAGAGCGATTGGTTGTTGGTAGCGAGGGACGGCGCAATTCACCAGTGACCATTACGGGACGTTTACAGCAATCTTGCCATGACAGAAATAGACCGCATTCTGACTTCAACAGAGCCATCCTGGTTGCTGCGAACTGCAATCGAAAGACTGGTGTTGGAACGAAAGCTAGACCGGTTGCGTGCAGACTTGGGATTTGTGGCCGTTCTACTCGATGCACGCATGATGAAAACCGTCAATGGTGTTTTCAAGGAGTTTGCCACTGCACTTCAATTCCCCGAGTATTTTGGATTCAACAGTGCCGCATTCGATGAGTGCTTGACCGATCTATCATGGCTCAACGCCAGCGGCATCTACATTGGTGTAGTGGCTGCCGAAGAGCTTTTGAGAGATGAAAGCGACGAGATTGGCTGGCTCTTGCAGTTGCTAGAAGGTGCCTGCAAAGAGTGGAGTGAACCTATCGACGAGGGCGGACCGTGGGACAGGGCAGCCGTCCCGTTTCATGTCGTTTTCCACATGGCGAACGAGTCTTCGGATAGCTTACCGGGCCAACTGGCAGCTTTGCCATCGTTGGAACAACTACCGCCTTCGGTTTGAACGGTTGCAGCTTGGCCGGTTGAACAGGCTTCCACGGCTTACGTTCCCGTTTTGTTTGGGGCGGCAAGCCTAGCAGCGGCGGCTTGTTGCTCAAGCTCTTGTTCACCGCTGAATCCCGTGGCAACCGGTTCATCTTCGACAGCCCGCTCACAGCATTCTGGAAACGAGATCAAAACAATGACACGCTTTAAGGATCCGCTTACTTGGCTAGTTGCCTGTTCGACCTTGGGCGTAGGTTTACTGTTCGCCGCACCAGAATTTGCTAAAACGTATTGCCGGAAACCAATCGCGTGAAATCGCAACACGCAGCTTGGTGCGTTCTCTCGCCGCTACCCAAGCCCTGCGATCGATTCCACTTGCGTGTACAGGATTAGTTATGTCACGGAGCAGCAGCCTTCTCAGATTTGCCCCACTGATCCTGCCGCTCGTGGCACTGGTCGGAGCAGTGCTAGGCTTAGCGATTCGCGCAAATTCGTTTCCCAGTAGGGACAATGTCCTTTTGGTAGCGTTTGCGGCGATGATCTCTGGTATCGTGCCGGTCTGTTTAGTGATCGGTTGTGCGTTCTTAGTGATTGATCTTAGCTGGGCAGCGCTTCGACGAGTCGTGCTGGTGTTTTTCGCCGTGACTGCGGTGGCCGTGTTTGTGGTAGCCTACTTCTACGGGGGTGGGCTCGACTTTTAAGCGGAGGCTTCCCCATATCACCACACGCTAGAAACCGGTCCATGTTACGCTAGTCCGCACGTGTCATGCGGAAAATAGGGGGGGACATTGCGATGACCAACGTAGACGCTATTGATCAGGCGATGGAGCTTTATGATGCTCGCCGATGGGATGACGCAGGCAGGCAACTGCGTTAGCAAGCGAGGTTCTTGCGTCTGGCAACTAGCAATGGCAGGACGAATACAGGATTCGCTCTCTTCGGATGGACTGTTCGTTCGCAAGCAGCCAAACGGACTCAATCGCCGAAGATCTTACTTTCATTTGGGAAACAATCGAATCGCGGATGCCGCATCTAAGAGTCAAGAAAAAGCTTTTGAAGCGATTTGGCGCCATCAACAATCCTGCGATTGCTAGTACGTTGCGAGAGTTGATTCGCCTGAATATCGGCGATCAGATGGCACAACGCTTTTTCGCTGCGAAAGCAAACGAGTTGGAGCTTTTGGACACTATCGCGTGAAAATCGCTGCACAGCAACCTGTTGCCCACCCCCGCGTTCATTTTTTAATGCGCGGCTTTGGGTGGACGGGCGGAATAACAAGAAAGGTCATTTCATCCTGCGGCTCTACCCGGCAGTTGGGAAGTGATTCCACTAGCTTCTGGATCGAAGTTGCCGAGAGCTTTGTGTTACCGACACCTAAGTGAGTCAGGTCAGGCAGGCCCTCAAGTACTGACAGCGAGCGATCCGTAATTGCCGTGCCGTAGAGGTTAAGAACTTTTAGCGTGGTGAGACCGCTAAATTGTTTGACTTCCTCGTCGGAGAATTGGGTCCCGGAAACGTCCACGACTTCGATCGGTAGGGCATGTAACGCTTCAATGTTGGTGATTCTCGTATACGCCAGAACAAGTGTTTCCAGGTGCTTGAGCTCATTAAGAATAGCGAGCGATTGGTTGGTCACGTCCGTACCGCTGAGAATTAATCTTGTTAATTCGTCGGGATCCGATTGGACAATCGCGGCAATCGACTTATCGCCAATCTGATTATTTGCCAGGGATAGATAATGTAGAGATTCCAGGTGAGGGAAATCACGAAGTCCTTCGTCCGTGAGGCGGCAAGACGACAGGGCCAGTGCTGTAAGGCGAGGCAGTCGTTCATCAAACACGGCAAGGCCGCTGCCGGTGATCGGATTGCCATCTAATTGCAAGCCGGACAAACTAGTCAGCTTGTCGAAATGTTTTAAGTGCTTGTCCATGATTCCGCACTCCCTCAGGGAAAGGTACCCCAGGCGGTCGAACTTTCCGATCTGTTCAATCCCTTCGTCGGTCAAGCCAAAATATTCACCGATGAACGGACCCTGGCGTTTGATGGGCTCACACTGCACGAAGAGGAATTCCAATCGAGGACGGAGCTTCTCGAGCTGAAGGAAGCCATCTCCGTGAATAGGCCCTTTCAAAAAGATCCATTTCAATCCGTGGTGTTCACCCAACGCCGCAACGACTTCATCATTGACCCCTGGGCCGCTTAGGGTGACATACTTCAGCCCTTTGGTCTTGGACAAGAGGTCGATAATTCCCTGCGGGGAAAGGGTGTGGCTGTGGCACTCTAGCGTTTCTATCGTCCCCAGCGTCTCGGCATTCGTGATGTCGATGTCGGTGATGGGGGCAGTGGCGGGAAACGTCACCGTCTGAGCAACCACGGTCACCCCCTTGTCCCAAAGCTCCTGGGGAACGTCCGGTTGACGACTACCATCAGCGGCATCAACTGCTTGTGGCAAGATGACAACATGAACAGTCGCCAGTGCCATCCAAGTCAGTAGGTGCAAGCAGTGAAGGCGAATGCCTGCTAATTGATCTGTCATATAGTCGATGCCTCGGTGAAGTAACCTTGCCACGCGATGGATTGTAACGCAAGTGTTGTCGCATGCACCTCGACGCACCATCGTTTGCTAAAACGCGTTGCCGAAGTAATTGCGTGAAATCGCAACACGCAGGGCTTGGTGTGTCGAGACGAAACCTGGCGAATACGATAGGCCCGTTTCTATTTTGTCGGTTCAGCGCTGCTCCATTGGAACTTGCCGAGCTTTGTTCGGTCGAGGTCTTGTAGGTGGGCTTCTGTTCGCTCGGCGGAATCGGAACGCACGTAGTGATACGATGTGTCAACGAACACCGATTGGATCAATGCGTGCAGCTGGGGGTCATGTTGTTTCAACTCCTCGCGTGTGTTCAGGTGATTGTGCTGGGCGTTGTTTTCAGCGTTGCTTTCAAACCAGCATTGCACTCCTTCGGCCCAGTATTCAGTAACATTGGAGCCTGCGTAGGTGTCTTTCCAGGTTTCTTTCTTCAGGGCAGCTTCATAGCACGCCTCAAGCTTCTCTTGAAACTGGGGATCGAGATCGGCCAAAGCGACTAAATGAATCGCGTGCGCGAACTCGTGGATCAAGATATTCTCTTCGTAGTACGGATCGCCTGGCAGATTCAAGACGTTCTCTTCCGCGCACGAAACGCATGGCCGCTGCTTGGTGGCGCCGAACCCGCGTGCCCGGCGGTTCCAATAGTCGACCGGGGTTAGGTCGGAATGCTCCGGGATGTCGCACGTCTGCTGATGGACGCCGATCACTGCCAGACGAATCTTGTTGGCGACCAGACGCTGCAAGATATCGCCTCGCTTGACTAGCATTGCCTGAACCACATGCGCCGCCTCTTGCAGCGCCGCGTCGTTTACTTGGGCTGAAGCAACGACCGGAAACCCATCGATCAGAATGCACTTCTGATAGAAATCGCTCAACGCAAACTTGTCGACCACCTGTTGAGGAATCGGCTGCTGCACCGTGAGCGACTCTTCCGCCCGGGGCGACTCCCCACTGGCAACCAGGCCAGGCCAACTTGTGACGACGAGAAACGCGACGATCAATGGACAGGGTATCTTTACGAACATCATGCTAACTTGCGGACTCGTTTCCAAGGAATCTATTAACCACCACGAACGCTGCGCTCAATTCTACAAAAGGACAGCCCGTTCGCAAAAACAAAAAGCTCATCTGCAGGGGAATTAACCGTCAGCCCTTCTCGTAGTATCGTTGGGTGCCGTCTCGCCAGGCCACCCGGGCAAGATGCCCGGGGCACACGAAGAGAAAGGCATGATTAACTCTTTAGTCCACAAATCCGCCTGCCTGTGAACGATCTGTGTACTACCTATATCGGTGGCCATCTATATCTGTGTGCCACGGGCGTCCCGCCCGTGCCTGGTGCGGCCTCAATTCAGTGCCAGCTTGCTGTTAGCATAGATCCACACGGAAAGGTCTCAACGCACCAAAGTTTGCTAAAACGATTGGCCGCAACTAACCGCGTGAAACGCAACATGCTGCTTGTCCTTCCGCCGTTGCCTAAGGGGTGGCTTGTCGGGACAATAGCGCGTTTTACTTGGCTGATCAGCCCTTCGATATTCTTTCTGGCTTAATGATATGACGGAACGCCCTCCCCTTCCCCAGGAAGCAGCGGAAGCCTTGCATGATTTGGATGCTTATTGCCGCCGCATCGGTTACACCGGCCCGCGCGAGCCGAC
This window of the Bremerella cremea genome carries:
- a CDS encoding barstar family protein, whose protein sequence is MTEIDRILTSTEPSWLLRTAIERLVLERKLDRLRADLGFVAVLLDARMMKTVNGVFKEFATALQFPEYFGFNSAAFDECLTDLSWLNASGIYIGVVAAEELLRDESDEIGWLLQLLEGACKEWSEPIDEGGPWDRAAVPFHVVFHMANESSDSLPGQLAALPSLEQLPPSV
- a CDS encoding leucine-rich repeat domain-containing protein; this encodes MTDQLAGIRLHCLHLLTWMALATVHVVILPQAVDAADGSRQPDVPQELWDKGVTVVAQTVTFPATAPITDIDITNAETLGTIETLECHSHTLSPQGIIDLLSKTKGLKYVTLSGPGVNDEVVAALGEHHGLKWIFLKGPIHGDGFLQLEKLRPRLEFLFVQCEPIKRQGPFIGEYFGLTDEGIEQIGKFDRLGYLSLRECGIMDKHLKHFDKLTSLSGLQLDGNPITGSGLAVFDERLPRLTALALSSCRLTDEGLRDFPHLESLHYLSLANNQIGDKSIAAIVQSDPDELTRLILSGTDVTNQSLAILNELKHLETLVLAYTRITNIEALHALPIEVVDVSGTQFSDEEVKQFSGLTTLKVLNLYGTAITDRSLSVLEGLPDLTHLGVGNTKLSATSIQKLVESLPNCRVEPQDEMTFLVIPPVHPKPRIKK